GGCGTTTGCCCTCTACCCGTTGCCCGGTCCTAGCTTCGACTACACCAGCGTCGGCGTGCCCGCCGACTGGCCGCATCTCTACACCGGCTTCCTCGCGCACTTCAACAAGAACTCGAACTTGTCCTGGGCCTTCGATCTGTGGTTCCTGAACCTGTTCCCGCGGGAAGCGCCGTTTCTGTTCAACCAGGGCGGCTGGTCGACGCTGAGCGTCATTCCAACCCTCGCCACGATGCTGCTGGGGGTGTGGGCCGGGCAGTGGCTCAGGACGGACCGGCCGGCCGTTGAGAAGCTGAAAGGGCTCACTGCCGCCGGGCTCGCCCTCGCGCTGGCCGGGCTGCTGCTCCAGTGGCTACACATTTGCCCCATCGTCAAACGTATCTGGACCTCGTCATATACGCTCTACAGCGGCGGGCTGGTCGTCCTGATGCTCGCAGCGCTCTACGCGGTCATCGAGTGCAGGGGATGGAAGCGCTGGTCGTTCCCGCTCCTGGTCGTCGGCGCGAACTCGATAGCGATCTACGTCATGAGCTGGACGCTCGAAGAGTTCGTGGCGTCCGCACTGGTTCGGCACGTTGGGCAGGCGCCGTTCCTCTTGCTCGGCGCGCCGTTCGAGCCGGTGTTGCGAGGGCTTGCCGTCCTGTTGGTCTTCTGGAGCATCCTGTTCTGGATGTACCGGCGGCGAATCTTTCTCAGGATCTGACGAGGTGAGTTGCCGGGCACCATGTGCAGGGCCTTCGCGTTTATACTCTTGCGTACGCACGAACCCATATCCTTTTGCTGATTCAGGAATGGACAAGCATGAAGCTCACTGCATCCTCCAAGTACTGCACAGTCTTGCTGGCTGGTTATTGTCTGGCTCTGCCAAGCCCCTTGCGAGCCCAAACCGTTCCCAAGGACCAGCTCATCGCGATGACCGCGGAATGGGAAGGGCCTCGCTTTCCCGACGGTCGTCCGAACGTGGCGGACGACGTCCTGAAGCGTATGGAGCACGTGACGATCGAAGAAGCGTGGGCGACCCTTCGCGGAGCGAAGTACACCACCCAGTTCGAGGACGGCGACGAGTTCGAGCAAGGCCGCTGGGAGATCATGCGTCCAGATCAGGCGATTGTCGGCCGGGCCTTGACCGCCACTTATGCTCCCGCGCGCCCGGATGTCCAGCAATACATCGATCAACAAGGGAAGCAGGCTGAACGATCGGGGCCACCGAACACGTGGCCTATTGACATGCTCCAACCAGGCGACGTGTACGTCGCGGACGGCTTCGGGAAGATCGCAGACGGAACCCTCATTGGCGACCGATTGGGCAACGCGATCTACGCCAACTCAGGGAATGGCGTTGTCTTCGACGGCTCTGCGAGAGACCTGGAGGGGCTGCAAGAGATCGAGGGCTTCAACGCGTTCTTGCGAGGATGGCACCCTTCCTATATCCAGAACATGATGTTGGTCGGTCTCAACACCCCGACTCGCATTGGATCAGTGACGGCCATGCCGGGCGACGTGGTGCTTGCCAAGCGAGAAGGCGTGGTGTTCATCCCTGCTCACCTGGCTGAGCAGGTGGTCAACGAATCAGAGCGAACCAGAGTCCGAGACGCGTTTGCCCACGCCATGGTGGCCAACGGCACGTATACAGCGGGGCAGATGGATACGAAATGGACGGAGGAGATTCAGAAGAATTTCGTGGGCTGGGTCCAATCCAACGGTCAGCGTCTTCAGGACGAGCTCGGCGTCGCCCGCGAAACGATTGATGCCTTGGTGCAAGGGCAACCGTAAGCTGTCTCGAACGAAGGTAGGGCGGCCCTCTCGGGAGGGCTGAACAAGAGCCCGACCTAAGGACCTGTCAGGGAATAAGTGCACCATTCTGGGTGCCGATGCATCCCGTCTGGCAGCGTTGCTCGTCGCTTGCATACTCCCGGTATGCGCACTCCTCGCGCCTTGCCAGACGGGCGCCTCGACACCCAGAACGGCACACTTATTTCCTGACAGGCCCTAAAGGTCGGGCCTACATGCGGATCGTGCGTCAATCGAGGATCATCGTGGAATGTTGTAGACGATGATGTCGCATAATGTCGGCGATGCCCGACTCGTTTCCTGCGTTCGTTGCCGAAGAACGTGACGGCCGCGTCGCTGGACGCATCGATCGGCTCACGCTCGACCAGCTGCCGCCTGGCGACGTGACGATCGAGGTCGAGTACTCCTCGCTCAACTTCAAGGATGCCCTGGCCGCGACCGGCCGGAATAGGATCGCTGCAAGCTATCCCCACGTTCCCGGAATCGACGCTGCAGGCACGGTGGTCGAGAGCAGCGATCCCGGCGTCCGTCCCGGCGATCCGGTGATCGTGACGGCGTACGAGTTCGGCGCCGGACGCTTCGGTGGGTACGCTTGCTACGCCCGCGTTCCGCACGAGTGGGTCGTCCGCCGCCCCTCGTCTCTGTCGGCGTTCGACGCAATGGCGATCGGTACCGCCGGGTACACTGCCGCCATGGCCTTGCTGGCCATCCAACACAACGGCACCAGGCCATCTGATGGCCCGATCATCGTCACCGGTGCCACCGGCGGTGTAGGATGTCTTGCGATCGATCTGTTTGCTGCGGCAGGCTACGAAGTGGCCGCGAGCACCGGCAAGCCGACGTTGCACGACTGGCTCCGGCGGCTGGGCGCCAGTGAGCTACTGAGCCGCGACGAGGCGGCCATCCCAGCAGGCGCCGAGGTGCGTCATCTGATGCGGACGCGTTGGGCCGCCGCGGTGGACAATGTTGGCGGCGCTACGCTCGACTATCTGCTGCGAACCGTCAAGCCATACGGCAACGTAGCTCTGTGCGGTCTCGTCGGTGGATCGACCTTCCGTGGCACGGTCATGCCCTTTCTACTCCGTGGCGTCAATCTGCTCGGCATCGACTCTGGTCACGTGCCGATCGTCGAGCGTCAGGCGCTCTGGGATCGCCTGGCGACGGATCTGCGGCCGCGCCATCTGCACGACATCGCGCGACGCATTGCGCTCGCTGACTTGCCCGACGTGATTGCATCCATGCTGGGCGGCGAAGTGCATGGGCGGTTCGTCGTTGCCATCGAGGCTGAGCGAGGCCACGAGGATCTGCGGTGAACAGGCGGGCTCTCCTGAGGATGATTGCTGGATCGGTGGGCGCGTCGGTTGCGTGTGCCAGGCGGCCGGCGCGGTGGCGCGCCGGCGCCGCTGCCGTCGACATCACGCCTGCGACCGAGATCTGGATGGCTGGGTATGCAGCGCGAAAGCGGCCATCGCAGGGCGTCGCGCTGCCGCTCTTTGCGAGGGCGCTCGCGTTGGAAGACGCAAACGGCGTGCGTGCAGTGCTGGTCACCGCGGACATCCTTGGGTTTACCGATCAGATAGCCGGGCGTGTGGCGACGGCGGCCGAGCGCCGCTATGGGCTCGGCCGCGCTCACCTGCTGCTGAACGCTAGCCACACTCACTGCGGGCCGGTCGTGGACGGGATGCTCTCGGTGGCGTATGACCTCACGGCCGAGCAGCGCGATACGATCCACGCGTACTCACGTGACCTCGAAACGAAGGTGACCGGCGTTATTGGAGATGCGCTCGGGCGGTTGCAGCCAGCGAGCCTGAGCGTCGGTGAGGGGAGCGCAGGATTTGCGGCAAACCGGCGTGTGGACTTCACACCCAAGGGTCCCGTGGACCACGCGGTGCCGGTCGCTCGCGTCGGCGGCCCCGATGACGAGACGCTGGCCATTGTCTTCGGATACGCCTGTCACAACACGACGCTCGGCGCGGACTTCGTTCGGTTCCACGGAGACTACGCCGGCGTTGCGCAGGCAGCGCTCGAGCGACGGTATCCGGGCGCACGCGCGCTGTTCGTCACCGGTTGTGGCGGTGATGCCAACCCGAAGCCGCGGGGGACGCTGGCGTTGGTCGAGCAGCACGGCCGCGCGCTCGCGGACGTGGTTGCCAAGACGCTGACGTCGACCACACCGGTATCGGGCCCGCTCGGTGCCGCCTACGACACGGTGGACCTGCCGTTCGCAGAAACGCCCGGGCGCGAGGTATGGCAGTCGAAGCTCCAGGATCCTGATGAGTACGTGCGGCGCCATGCCAACCTGATGCTGGCGCAGCTCCAGAGCGGCCGCCCGCTGCCGACGGTGCAACCGGAACCGGTTCAGATATGGCGGTTCGGCAGCGACCTGACATTGGTGGCCCTGGGCGGGGAAGTCGTGGTGGACTATTCGCTGCGGCTGAAGAAGACATATCCGCATGAGCGAATGTGGGTTGCCGGATACAGCAACGATGTCTTTGCGTACGTCCCGTCTCGGCGAGTGCTCGAGGAGGGTGGGTACGAGGGGGGCGGCGCAATGATCTACTACGGTAAGCCGAGCGCCTTTGCCGCGTCGGTGGAAGAGCGCATCCACGACAAGGTGAACGATCTGATGCGGACCGTGACCCACGCGGTCGAGTGAGAACGGAGGCCAGCGATGAAGGTCGATCTCAATCGTCGGACGTTCATGGCTGCGGTCGCCGCAGGCAGCGCGGCGCTCTCGGGGCGTCGCGCGGTGGCGGGCGACGCTTCGACGCCGGCAATGCTTGGTGGAACGCCGGTGCGACGTGAGCCGTTCCCATCTTGGCCCGTGGCGGACGAGCGCGAGACCGAGGCTCTCGAGAGAGTCCTTCGCAGCGGCCACTGGTTCCGCGGCAGCGGTGATGAAGTCAGTCGCTTCGAGGCGGAGTACGCAAAGCTGACCGGAGCGCGACATTGTCTGGCCACGGCCAACGGCACCAGCGCTTTGATTACCGCGCTTCAGGCGCTCGGAGTGGGGCCTGGCGACGAGGTGATCGTGCCGCCGTACACGTTCATCGCGACCGTCAACGTGGTGCTCTTGGCGCACGCGCTGCCTGTGTTCGTGGACACCGATATCGAGACCTTCCAAATCGATGCGGCCAAGATCGAAGCCGCCATCACCGATCGAACGCGCGCCATCGTCCCCGTTCACCTCGGCGGCGCGTCGGCCGACCTGGACACGATTCTCGTGGCCGCGCGCACCCGCGGCATCCCGGTCGTTGAAGATGCCTGCCAGTCGCACCTTGCCGAGTGGAGAGGCCGCAAGGTCGGTACGTACGGTCGCGCGGGCTGCTTCAGCTTCCAGGCGAGCAAGAACCTCAACGCGGGCGAGGGTGGAGCGGTGCTCACTGACGATGGCGAGCTCATCGAGACGTGCTATGCCTTCCACAACAACAGTCGCGGACGGAAGGTGACCGGGCAGGACTTCTCGTATCGGGGAGCGGGAGCGAATCTCCGGCTGACCGAGTTCCAGGCGGCCCTCCTCACGGCCCAGATGACGCGATTGGAGGCCCAGGCGCACACTCGTGACGAGAACGGTGCATACCTTACAAGCCTCTTGAGAGACATTCCTGGAATCGCGCCGGCACGTATGTACGAGGGTTGTACGAGAAACGCTTATCACCTCTACATGTTTCGGTATGACCCGGCGCAGTTCGCTGGACTGCTGCGCGCCGCGTTCCTCGAGGCGCTGGCGGCCGAAGGGATACCGGCGTCAGGCGGATACACGCCGCTGAACAAGGAGCCATTTCTTGCCGCGACCTTGACCGGGCGCGGCTATCGGACGATCTATTCGGCCAAGCAGATCGCCGAGCTCGAAGAGCGCAACCGGTGTCCGCAGAACGACCGCTTGTGCCGCGAGGCGGTCTGGCTCACGCAGAACATGCTGCTCGGCCGGCGCAGCGACATGGATCAGATTGCCGAGGCGATTCGGAAGGTGCAGCGACATGCGGCACGGCTCGCCACGCCGTAGCTCACCGGTCGACGTTGTCGAGGAGCCAGATGCGGCCGGCCGTCTCGACGACCGGGACGAGCAAGCGGTTGGAGGACACAACGAGCTTGATGTTGCCCATCCGCGGCAGCAGCATCTCTCCCGGACCGTCGAATGAGGTGACCTGGAACGGTGGGCCGATTGGCCTGCCCTCCTCTGGATCGAAGCGGCGACCCCAGACATTGAGGAAGCCGCTCCGATTCGACACGAAGTAC
The sequence above is drawn from the Luteitalea sp. genome and encodes:
- a CDS encoding RraA family protein, with protein sequence MKLTASSKYCTVLLAGYCLALPSPLRAQTVPKDQLIAMTAEWEGPRFPDGRPNVADDVLKRMEHVTIEEAWATLRGAKYTTQFEDGDEFEQGRWEIMRPDQAIVGRALTATYAPARPDVQQYIDQQGKQAERSGPPNTWPIDMLQPGDVYVADGFGKIADGTLIGDRLGNAIYANSGNGVVFDGSARDLEGLQEIEGFNAFLRGWHPSYIQNMMLVGLNTPTRIGSVTAMPGDVVLAKREGVVFIPAHLAEQVVNESERTRVRDAFAHAMVANGTYTAGQMDTKWTEEIQKNFVGWVQSNGQRLQDELGVARETIDALVQGQP
- a CDS encoding acryloyl-CoA reductase, whose translation is MPDSFPAFVAEERDGRVAGRIDRLTLDQLPPGDVTIEVEYSSLNFKDALAATGRNRIAASYPHVPGIDAAGTVVESSDPGVRPGDPVIVTAYEFGAGRFGGYACYARVPHEWVVRRPSSLSAFDAMAIGTAGYTAAMALLAIQHNGTRPSDGPIIVTGATGGVGCLAIDLFAAAGYEVAASTGKPTLHDWLRRLGASELLSRDEAAIPAGAEVRHLMRTRWAAAVDNVGGATLDYLLRTVKPYGNVALCGLVGGSTFRGTVMPFLLRGVNLLGIDSGHVPIVERQALWDRLATDLRPRHLHDIARRIALADLPDVIASMLGGEVHGRFVVAIEAERGHEDLR
- a CDS encoding aminotransferase class I/II-fold pyridoxal phosphate-dependent enzyme, whose product is MKVDLNRRTFMAAVAAGSAALSGRRAVAGDASTPAMLGGTPVRREPFPSWPVADERETEALERVLRSGHWFRGSGDEVSRFEAEYAKLTGARHCLATANGTSALITALQALGVGPGDEVIVPPYTFIATVNVVLLAHALPVFVDTDIETFQIDAAKIEAAITDRTRAIVPVHLGGASADLDTILVAARTRGIPVVEDACQSHLAEWRGRKVGTYGRAGCFSFQASKNLNAGEGGAVLTDDGELIETCYAFHNNSRGRKVTGQDFSYRGAGANLRLTEFQAALLTAQMTRLEAQAHTRDENGAYLTSLLRDIPGIAPARMYEGCTRNAYHLYMFRYDPAQFAGLLRAAFLEALAAEGIPASGGYTPLNKEPFLAATLTGRGYRTIYSAKQIAELEERNRCPQNDRLCREAVWLTQNMLLGRRSDMDQIAEAIRKVQRHAARLATP